In a genomic window of Agarivorans albus:
- a CDS encoding carbohydrate kinase family protein has product MTRILVAGLVNIETTLKIEGFPQHYYPVTYPFDGIQSSVSGVAFNVAKALATLGDEVDLCTLLAPDMAGEQVQQAIAQIPKVKPCFELTMQDTPQSVILYDPEGRRQIHVDLKDIQQRRYSEQGFKKQLIHSDAVVACNINFARPMLELAKQAGKLIATDVHTLGNIEDEYNQQFLAMADVLFLSDEQVSGDYHQFIWQLVERYHNSVIVMGLGSNGALLYTQQANSIQHFPATTTRPVLNTIGAGDALFSCFLHYYLLESNPEKALSRAMLFASYKIGEAGAASGFLSHQQLEDFVST; this is encoded by the coding sequence ATGACACGTATTTTGGTTGCTGGTTTAGTCAATATTGAGACCACCTTAAAAATTGAAGGATTTCCTCAACACTACTACCCAGTGACTTACCCTTTCGACGGTATTCAAAGCAGTGTGTCTGGAGTGGCATTTAATGTGGCTAAAGCGCTTGCTACCCTGGGTGATGAGGTTGACTTATGCACGCTGCTGGCACCCGATATGGCAGGAGAGCAAGTGCAACAAGCCATAGCTCAAATACCGAAAGTTAAACCTTGTTTTGAGCTAACTATGCAAGATACACCACAGTCGGTCATTTTGTATGACCCAGAGGGGCGGCGGCAAATACATGTAGACCTGAAAGATATTCAGCAACGCAGATACTCGGAACAAGGCTTTAAGAAACAGCTTATACATAGCGACGCAGTTGTTGCTTGTAACATTAATTTTGCCCGGCCAATGCTAGAGCTGGCTAAGCAAGCTGGCAAACTAATTGCTACCGATGTACATACCCTAGGTAACATTGAAGACGAATATAACCAGCAATTTCTTGCCATGGCCGATGTGCTGTTTTTGAGTGACGAGCAAGTAAGTGGTGACTATCATCAGTTTATTTGGCAGTTGGTGGAGCGTTATCACAACTCGGTTATTGTGATGGGATTAGGCAGCAACGGTGCTTTGCTGTATACCCAACAGGCAAATTCCATTCAACATTTTCCCGCGACAACAACACGACCCGTGCTTAATACTATTGGTGCTGGAGATGCGTTATTTTCATGTTTTTTACATTACTACTTGTTAGAAAGTAACCCAGAAAAAGCGCTCAGCCGGGCGATGCTGTTTGCGTCTTACAAAATTGGAGAAGCGGGCGCTGCTTCAGGCTTTTTAAGCCATCAGCAGCTAGAAGACTTTGTTTCTACCTAG
- the sigZ gene encoding RNA polymerase sigma factor SigZ, with product MISEWQNHKAQLRSYVSKRINDSHAVDDILQDVYIKASSNLHQLKSKGSLKGWLYRIAHNTIMDFYRQQKPYEELPEDLVAEDNDSGSLARKELAECLRPLIDELPEKYGTPLRLAELEGYSQQSIAEQLGLSLSGAKSRVQRSRVKFREQMMACCDFEVGQEGITDYSPKKTSSSTKC from the coding sequence ATGATATCTGAATGGCAAAACCACAAAGCCCAGCTTAGAAGCTATGTTAGCAAGCGGATAAATGACAGCCACGCTGTCGATGACATCTTGCAAGATGTTTACATCAAGGCCAGTAGCAATTTGCATCAACTTAAGTCAAAGGGCAGCTTAAAAGGCTGGTTATATCGTATCGCCCATAACACCATTATGGATTTTTATCGCCAGCAGAAACCCTATGAAGAATTGCCTGAAGACTTGGTCGCAGAAGATAACGATAGCGGTAGTCTAGCCCGTAAAGAGTTAGCAGAGTGCCTGCGCCCTCTCATCGATGAACTGCCCGAAAAATACGGCACACCGCTTCGTTTAGCTGAGTTAGAAGGTTACTCACAACAAAGTATCGCCGAACAGCTCGGTTTATCGCTCTCTGGCGCTAAAAGCCGAGTACAAAGAAGCCGAGTGAAGTTTAGAGAACAAATGATGGCTTGCTGTGACTTTGAAGTAGGACAAGAGGGCATCACCGACTACTCCCCAAAAAAGACAAGCTCATCGACTAAATGTTAA
- a CDS encoding glutathione synthase: MPKPTRPLISAQIIQEITEWAIMHGVAFRQADHSARHCPFSIAPITMPHEVFERLHRATSLITRLINNVSEDHDFLQSSLAKVAKAEPFFERLLALHQQAHGDSAHRLSPARKPLLIMRTDFMDDRQHGPKVIEFNGIAAGMAPFGQRATELHAFIQNQWPQLYQTYLEDKHASPAENQAIEQLALAIVKAANSIKASFESRAQASLDGLASKPTFLMVIQENEDNVYDQHLLELALQKQGIRTLRRTFEQLSTQLSSGDNQRLLLKDVGAIDVVYLRAGYQYADYYSTTRSERVCCETLSQTRLFIEQHKVAVNATFSQQLATSKTMQMLLTTMPAEDYARWGLNLDDAKLIKSVLADMKPINQATIGWFNRQADKQEWVLKNQGEGGGHCVFGEEIANKLEQLAPHEYDAWALMQRLYPHEREVPTIAVRNSTQTHVDDLVSEIGLFSAYYDEEPATPLNGYAGYLIRSKPASENEGGIHSGKGILDSLVLSDA; this comes from the coding sequence ATGCCCAAACCAACGCGCCCTCTTATTTCAGCTCAAATAATCCAAGAAATAACTGAATGGGCCATTATGCATGGCGTAGCTTTTCGTCAAGCCGATCACTCTGCCAGGCATTGTCCGTTTAGTATTGCGCCAATAACTATGCCGCATGAAGTATTCGAACGCCTGCATAGAGCCACATCTCTTATTACAAGGCTAATTAACAATGTGTCAGAAGATCACGACTTTCTTCAGTCGTCGCTCGCTAAAGTGGCAAAAGCAGAGCCCTTTTTTGAACGTTTATTAGCCCTGCACCAACAAGCCCATGGTGACTCAGCACATCGCTTATCACCTGCTAGAAAACCGCTGCTAATAATGCGTACCGATTTTATGGACGACCGACAACATGGTCCAAAAGTTATCGAGTTTAATGGTATTGCTGCAGGCATGGCGCCGTTTGGCCAACGCGCAACAGAGCTGCATGCTTTTATACAAAATCAATGGCCTCAGCTTTACCAAACCTACCTAGAAGATAAGCACGCCTCACCAGCAGAAAACCAAGCTATTGAACAGCTCGCCCTTGCGATCGTTAAAGCTGCAAACAGCATTAAAGCAAGCTTTGAATCACGTGCTCAAGCTTCTTTAGACGGTTTAGCGAGTAAACCAACTTTCTTAATGGTGATACAAGAAAATGAAGACAATGTGTACGACCAACATCTTCTGGAACTAGCTCTACAGAAACAAGGGATTCGCACCCTAAGGCGCACCTTCGAGCAACTTAGTACCCAATTATCCAGCGGCGATAATCAACGCCTACTGTTAAAGGACGTAGGCGCTATTGATGTGGTATATCTTAGAGCCGGTTACCAATACGCTGACTACTACTCAACAACACGCAGCGAAAGAGTTTGCTGCGAAACCCTTAGCCAAACTAGGCTATTTATCGAGCAACACAAAGTAGCCGTAAACGCCACGTTTAGCCAGCAACTCGCCACCAGTAAAACCATGCAAATGCTCCTAACAACCATGCCAGCAGAAGACTATGCCCGCTGGGGGTTAAACCTAGATGATGCCAAGCTAATCAAAAGTGTCTTGGCAGATATGAAGCCAATAAACCAAGCAACCATCGGCTGGTTTAATAGGCAGGCAGATAAGCAAGAATGGGTACTAAAAAACCAAGGAGAAGGTGGTGGACATTGCGTTTTTGGTGAAGAAATAGCTAATAAACTTGAACAGTTAGCCCCTCATGAGTATGACGCTTGGGCTTTAATGCAGCGCTTATATCCACACGAACGCGAAGTCCCCACCATCGCAGTGCGTAATAGCACTCAAACCCACGTCGACGATCTGGTGAGCGAGATAGGCTTATTTAGTGCTTATTACGATGAAGAACCAGCAACACCGCTAAACGGATATGCTGGCTATCTTATTCGTAGTAAACCCGCGAGTGAGAACGAAGGCGGGATCCACAGCGGTAAAGGTATTTTAGATTCCTTGGTATTAAGTGACGCATAA
- a CDS encoding MalY/PatB family protein, giving the protein MFQTTPSHQGISDKFIKHDSKMLKQIYGSDQLTPYWIADMDFPIASPISQAMQQLVNREQYSYEFDSQTVFKAIAHWNQQRHQLDLNPNHFVQVPGVLSAIALLIRDFTQEGDGVLIQTPVYHQFRRLIESAGRKAVTSPLKLEGDRYLFDYQDFEQQLSSGKVRMVLLCNPHNPVGRVWTKQELQQLVTIAKKYQVMIISDEVHADIVFEGARFTSMASLNYDNSLTIIGSPAKNFGLNSIANGYIYSDNQALREKIKASSVSMSLDHGNAFSLYATIAAYQHGKEWFEKFLAYTQEVRNWIMAFMAKELPQVKAFLPEGTNQIWFDLSGLNLAPEQLKELLSQHAKLALTPGTWFGEINENYYRMNFASPLEKVQASLQQLKTSISQYR; this is encoded by the coding sequence ATGTTTCAAACCACCCCGAGCCACCAAGGTATTAGCGACAAATTCATTAAGCATGATAGTAAAATGCTAAAGCAAATTTATGGCAGCGACCAGCTGACACCTTACTGGATAGCCGATATGGATTTCCCCATTGCCTCTCCAATTAGCCAAGCTATGCAGCAATTAGTAAACCGTGAGCAATACTCTTACGAATTTGATTCACAAACCGTATTTAAGGCGATTGCTCATTGGAATCAACAGCGCCACCAGCTTGACCTAAACCCTAATCATTTTGTGCAAGTTCCAGGGGTACTCAGCGCAATAGCATTGCTAATTCGCGACTTTACTCAAGAAGGCGACGGCGTATTAATTCAAACTCCGGTGTACCACCAATTTCGCCGTTTAATTGAATCTGCCGGACGCAAAGCTGTGACTAGCCCGCTTAAGCTAGAGGGAGATCGTTACCTATTTGATTACCAAGATTTTGAGCAACAGCTAAGCAGCGGCAAAGTGCGCATGGTGTTGTTATGTAACCCTCATAATCCGGTAGGTAGAGTGTGGACTAAACAAGAGTTGCAACAGTTAGTTACCATTGCCAAAAAGTACCAGGTAATGATTATAAGTGATGAAGTTCATGCCGATATCGTGTTTGAAGGTGCAAGATTCACCAGCATGGCCTCGTTAAACTACGACAACAGCCTCACCATTATTGGCTCCCCCGCTAAAAACTTTGGCTTAAATAGCATTGCTAATGGCTATATCTATAGTGATAACCAAGCCTTACGAGAAAAAATCAAAGCAAGCTCGGTGTCTATGTCACTAGACCACGGCAATGCATTTAGTTTGTATGCCACCATTGCAGCCTACCAGCATGGCAAAGAGTGGTTCGAAAAGTTTTTGGCTTATACCCAAGAAGTAAGAAACTGGATTATGGCATTTATGGCCAAGGAACTCCCCCAAGTTAAAGCCTTTCTACCCGAAGGTACCAATCAAATATGGTTTGATTTATCCGGCTTAAACTTAGCCCCAGAGCAATTAAAAGAGCTATTAAGCCAGCATGCTAAACTCGCGCTAACACCCGGCACCTGGTTTGGTGAAATAAACGAAAATTATTATCGGATGAACTTTGCCTCACCGTTAGAAAAAGTCCAAGCGTCACTGCAGCAACTCAAAACATCAATTAGCCAATATCGCTAA
- a CDS encoding CvfB family protein produces the protein MLEIGRLNQLAVIEMADLGAYLEGGEFGDILLSSKELPADLSIGQQIEVFVYRDSQGNLLATLQKPLVQVGECANLQVKDINDVGIFLDWGLDKDLFLPFGEQQQPMEVDRHYVVYVYLDNEQRITASNKLDRYIDKSDHKYKRGDKVELLVAGRTELGYKAVVNNKHWGVLYYDQVFKRIRAGYAGTGYIQKVREDQKLDVSLEPIGIQKAIDIGDTILAKLREEQGYLALSDKSTPQAISAIFGVSKGTFKKAIGKLYKEGLITISKTGIVLNDKE, from the coding sequence ATGCTAGAAATTGGACGCCTTAATCAACTAGCCGTGATTGAAATGGCTGACTTAGGTGCCTACCTAGAAGGTGGCGAGTTCGGTGATATTTTGCTTTCAAGCAAAGAGCTGCCTGCTGATTTAAGCATTGGTCAGCAAATAGAGGTATTTGTTTACCGAGATAGCCAAGGTAATCTATTAGCGACTTTACAGAAGCCTTTGGTGCAAGTAGGCGAATGCGCTAACTTGCAGGTGAAGGACATTAACGATGTTGGCATCTTCCTCGATTGGGGCCTAGACAAAGATTTGTTCTTACCTTTTGGTGAGCAACAGCAGCCAATGGAAGTTGATCGTCATTACGTAGTGTATGTCTACTTAGACAATGAGCAACGCATTACCGCCAGCAATAAGCTCGATCGTTACATCGATAAGTCAGACCACAAGTATAAGCGTGGCGACAAAGTTGAGTTATTGGTTGCTGGGCGTACTGAGCTAGGTTACAAAGCAGTAGTAAATAACAAGCACTGGGGCGTACTGTATTACGATCAAGTGTTTAAGCGTATTCGCGCGGGTTATGCTGGTACTGGTTATATTCAAAAAGTACGAGAAGACCAAAAGCTAGACGTAAGTTTAGAGCCCATTGGCATACAAAAAGCCATTGATATTGGCGACACCATTTTAGCTAAGCTTCGCGAAGAGCAAGGCTACCTGGCCTTGAGTGATAAAAGTACCCCGCAAGCCATTTCTGCTATTTTTGGTGTGAGTAAAGGTACCTTTAAAAAAGCGATTGGTAAGCTTTATAAAGAAGGTTTAATCACCATTAGTAAAACTGGCATAGTGTTAAACGACAAAGAATAG
- a CDS encoding methyl-accepting chemotaxis protein, with translation MRVSRFSRLSAIALFAVSAVLIAALYFSLVELSSSNQQLQNYQSLKSQFNSQLVAKVNNYLNTGNALELSEAERLLLELVERSNQQHLPGLAELLNQLHIALQDRYLALGKLSGNEQGLLINAEREMLGWADSTVDYGLSAQAASSRDYIQQGTELLNALVNLSMQRSRYFVDPSANSKSAYDDAFLRVNKHAKSIDALPLLGVMSEVEVDEFALGDPEEAVDLAEEIKSELVSLTQRYPRELQSTNALIEQRMVLRSALAADIELLTQQISQAEQGVIKQRDGVTQTVKITLYSVAGLILLIAIVMQVVMQSTVLKPLRELRNGFASLVENGSIERLKVRRNNTEIGEIATFFNQLLAKQEDLEELKNKQLSVVSNSLDSVTKQVREVYLTSEQTDHQVAESQLLMEQLRSLTEQLNQVSSDVEHNANATQSAMNESQQNVEQVMNASKRTSTAVTEGRESLATLVKAVTDVSAILDVIRSIAEQTNLLALNAAIESARAGEHGRGFAVVADEVRTLSMRTQTSLEEITGILNQLKQSSTSLESNIGGIEEASEHQQAISSKLMETTHQVREQAETSAQVAHQASEYIREQSEHVGSFTSKMSTVKTQVESAYKLATKIESDVSQQVSTIVNALKPA, from the coding sequence ATGCGAGTATCACGATTCTCTAGACTATCTGCGATAGCATTATTTGCCGTAAGTGCGGTGTTAATTGCAGCCTTATACTTTTCCTTAGTTGAGTTGTCGAGCTCCAATCAGCAGCTACAAAATTATCAATCTCTCAAATCTCAATTTAATAGCCAGCTGGTGGCTAAGGTAAACAATTACTTAAATACCGGTAACGCGTTAGAGCTTAGTGAAGCTGAGCGTTTGCTGCTGGAACTGGTAGAGCGCTCCAATCAGCAGCATTTGCCAGGTTTGGCTGAGCTACTAAATCAACTACATATTGCCTTGCAAGACCGTTATTTAGCGCTGGGCAAACTCAGCGGTAATGAGCAAGGCTTGTTGATAAATGCAGAGCGTGAAATGCTTGGTTGGGCAGACAGTACCGTTGACTACGGCTTAAGCGCTCAAGCAGCCAGTTCTCGTGACTATATTCAACAAGGTACAGAACTTCTTAATGCTTTAGTTAACTTGTCGATGCAGCGAAGCCGCTATTTTGTAGACCCTAGTGCTAACAGTAAATCTGCTTACGATGATGCGTTTTTGCGGGTAAACAAACATGCAAAATCAATTGATGCTTTACCATTGTTGGGGGTGATGAGCGAAGTTGAAGTTGATGAGTTTGCCTTAGGCGACCCCGAAGAAGCTGTCGATTTAGCCGAAGAGATAAAGAGCGAGCTAGTAAGTTTAACTCAGCGCTACCCAAGAGAGCTGCAATCGACTAATGCTTTAATCGAACAACGGATGGTATTACGCAGCGCATTAGCGGCCGACATTGAGTTACTTACCCAGCAAATATCTCAAGCAGAGCAGGGCGTTATTAAGCAACGAGATGGGGTTACTCAAACGGTTAAAATCACACTATACAGTGTTGCGGGCTTAATTTTGCTAATTGCCATCGTAATGCAAGTTGTGATGCAAAGTACCGTATTAAAACCGCTTCGTGAACTGCGAAATGGCTTTGCCTCACTGGTTGAGAACGGCAGCATTGAGCGATTAAAAGTACGCCGAAATAATACCGAAATTGGCGAAATTGCTACCTTTTTCAACCAGCTATTGGCCAAGCAAGAAGACTTAGAAGAGCTTAAGAACAAGCAGCTATCTGTGGTATCTAATTCACTCGATTCGGTGACTAAACAGGTACGTGAAGTGTACTTAACCTCAGAGCAAACCGATCACCAAGTAGCTGAATCTCAATTGCTGATGGAACAACTGCGTTCATTAACAGAGCAGCTTAATCAGGTATCTAGTGACGTCGAGCACAATGCCAACGCTACCCAGAGCGCGATGAACGAATCGCAGCAAAATGTAGAACAGGTGATGAATGCCAGTAAGCGCACCAGTACCGCGGTCACCGAAGGGCGAGAATCTCTGGCGACCTTAGTTAAAGCGGTAACTGATGTAAGTGCAATCTTGGATGTTATTCGTAGCATTGCCGAACAAACTAACTTGCTCGCCCTAAATGCTGCTATTGAGTCAGCCCGAGCCGGTGAACATGGCCGTGGTTTTGCCGTGGTGGCAGATGAAGTTAGAACGCTATCAATGCGCACCCAAACTTCACTAGAAGAAATAACCGGTATTTTGAATCAGCTAAAACAGTCTTCGACTAGCCTAGAGTCAAACATTGGTGGAATAGAAGAAGCCAGTGAACATCAGCAGGCTATTTCTTCTAAGCTTATGGAAACCACTCATCAGGTACGTGAGCAAGCAGAAACTTCTGCTCAAGTGGCACATCAAGCCAGTGAGTATATTCGTGAACAAAGTGAGCATGTAGGTAGCTTCACTTCCAAAATGAGCACGGTGAAAACGCAAGTAGAGTCGGCCTACAAATTAGCCACTAAAATTGAATCCGATGTAAGCCAGCAAGTCTCTACTATTGTTAACGCATTAAAACCAGCCTAA